The Fimbriimonas ginsengisoli Gsoil 348 genome window below encodes:
- a CDS encoding prepilin-type N-terminal cleavage/methylation domain-containing protein, giving the protein MRQSRQAFTLIELLVVIAIIAILAAILFPVFAQAKLAAKKTAALSGAKQIALGSHLYAGDADDKFVPCAIYNQPGINNPGAKEESGECFYHLEPFDSMLEPYMKSAELWSVPADSHPLEDPWTTDACLWDGKYKGKFIRRSFEMISHIDTVEAGGWLDRNTGVTPSWWDITGGFPIRTMTEFSDPSNTIAFAEIWPLNGQAGRVGAVSDPIVFGCNAWKFAGRVPFSGAPGDRLPSGGDNCDDITRISGFDPTPGYMGKANYSMADGSAKNLGWGQVRGNDFYKFKIQKPTQTFAP; this is encoded by the coding sequence ATGCGTCAAAGTAGACAAGCCTTCACTCTCATAGAGCTCCTCGTCGTAATCGCCATCATCGCGATCCTTGCCGCCATTCTTTTCCCTGTCTTCGCACAGGCCAAACTCGCCGCCAAGAAAACCGCCGCCCTTAGCGGCGCCAAGCAGATTGCTCTCGGCTCCCACCTGTACGCGGGCGATGCCGACGACAAGTTCGTCCCCTGCGCCATCTACAACCAGCCAGGAATCAACAACCCGGGCGCAAAGGAAGAGAGCGGGGAGTGCTTCTACCACCTCGAGCCGTTCGACTCGATGCTCGAGCCGTACATGAAGAGCGCCGAGCTTTGGTCGGTACCGGCCGACTCTCATCCGCTCGAAGATCCATGGACCACCGACGCCTGTCTGTGGGACGGAAAGTACAAAGGCAAATTCATCCGCCGCTCGTTCGAGATGATCAGCCACATCGACACCGTGGAGGCGGGAGGATGGCTCGACCGCAACACCGGCGTCACGCCGAGCTGGTGGGATATCACCGGTGGATTCCCAATCCGGACGATGACGGAGTTCTCCGATCCGTCGAACACGATCGCGTTCGCGGAGATCTGGCCCTTGAACGGCCAAGCGGGCCGCGTCGGCGCCGTTTCGGACCCGATCGTTTTCGGCTGCAACGCCTGGAAGTTCGCGGGCCGCGTTCCGTTCAGCGGAGCCCCGGGCGATCGCTTGCCCTCCGGTGGCGACAACTGCGACGACATCACGCGCATCTCCGGCTTCGACCCGACTCCTGGCTACATGGGCAAGGCGAACTACTCGATGGCGGACGGTAGCGCCAAGAACCTAGGCTGGGGTCAAGTTCGAGGAAACGACTTCTACAAGTTCAAGATCCAAAAGCCGACCCAGACCTTCGCGCCATGA